Proteins co-encoded in one Rubinisphaera margarita genomic window:
- a CDS encoding carboxypeptidase-like regulatory domain-containing protein, which translates to MKVTILKGALASLACLGMAIPSTVMADAKMNQVASKVQIADVALNNGVMSGKVVDTQGQNVNGGVVKVSLGSKVVASAVTDANGEFAINDLKSGLYQVSSGESQSVVRLWDGQVAPPAAKSNVLIVQGNTVRAQCDSPTDYVILGTAITGVALGGAALAQGDGDTIIVSP; encoded by the coding sequence ATGAAGGTAACGATTTTGAAGGGCGCTCTGGCGAGTCTGGCCTGTCTGGGGATGGCGATTCCATCCACCGTGATGGCAGATGCCAAAATGAACCAGGTCGCGAGCAAGGTTCAGATTGCCGATGTGGCGCTGAACAACGGCGTGATGAGCGGAAAAGTGGTTGACACTCAGGGTCAGAACGTCAACGGCGGCGTGGTGAAGGTCAGCCTCGGCAGCAAAGTGGTTGCTTCGGCTGTCACGGATGCCAACGGCGAATTTGCCATCAACGACTTGAAGAGTGGTCTGTATCAGGTGTCCTCTGGCGAATCTCAGTCTGTTGTTCGCCTCTGGGATGGCCAGGTCGCTCCTCCAGCCGCCAAGAGCAATGTCCTGATCGTTCAGGGAAACACTGTCCGTGCCCAATGCGACAGCCCGACCGACTATGTCATTCTGGGAACCGCAATCACCGGTGTTGCCCTCGGTGGTGCTGCTCTGGCTCAAGGCGACGGCGATACGATCATCGTCAGTCCCTAA
- a CDS encoding polysaccharide deacetylase family protein — MKLVRKLVPFGKKKLLAGMMQASGVNFALGGLPSWSGLLVVNYHRIGARESCPFDGNLYSATAERLERQVQQYQRHADVVGIDDLETIVAGRPGKHILITFDDGYRDNYDLAFPVLKQAGVPATFFIATGFIDRPHVAWWDEIAWIIRNAKVSSLAAGRWFECGLQIDSNDPRAAVGRAVQTYWQLQGPATEDFMNDLAREAGTGRCGPEQARNLWMDWDMVRELDAEGFDIGGHTVSHPVLARQETSVQREEIFGSMRRLTEELGKSPKAFSYPVGQPDMFTEETKQLVREAGYTFAFSFYGQYDPMTATDRFNIPRCAIDFDLPPAILQSRLTLPQVFARK, encoded by the coding sequence ATGAAGCTCGTGCGTAAGCTGGTTCCATTCGGCAAGAAGAAGTTGCTGGCAGGTATGATGCAGGCCTCGGGAGTGAACTTCGCCCTCGGCGGACTGCCTTCGTGGTCGGGGCTGCTGGTCGTCAACTATCATCGAATCGGGGCACGCGAATCGTGTCCGTTCGATGGCAATCTCTACAGCGCGACCGCGGAACGGCTCGAACGTCAGGTGCAGCAGTATCAGCGTCACGCCGATGTAGTCGGGATCGATGATCTCGAAACCATCGTTGCCGGGCGACCCGGAAAACATATTCTAATCACGTTCGACGATGGCTACCGCGACAATTACGACCTCGCTTTCCCGGTGCTGAAGCAGGCCGGGGTGCCGGCGACCTTCTTTATCGCTACCGGCTTCATCGACCGTCCGCATGTCGCCTGGTGGGACGAGATCGCCTGGATTATCCGCAACGCAAAAGTGTCGTCGCTGGCAGCCGGTCGCTGGTTCGAGTGCGGGCTCCAGATCGACAGCAACGATCCCCGAGCGGCTGTCGGCCGTGCCGTGCAGACTTACTGGCAGCTTCAGGGGCCGGCGACGGAAGACTTCATGAACGACCTCGCCAGAGAGGCCGGCACGGGGCGTTGCGGTCCCGAGCAGGCCCGGAACCTCTGGATGGACTGGGACATGGTCCGTGAACTAGACGCCGAAGGCTTCGACATCGGAGGTCACACCGTCTCCCACCCGGTACTCGCCCGTCAGGAGACCAGCGTCCAGCGTGAAGAGATCTTTGGCAGCATGCGGCGACTCACGGAAGAACTCGGCAAGTCACCAAAGGCCTTCAGCTATCCCGTCGGTCAGCCGGACATGTTTACCGAAGAAACGAAGCAGTTGGTTCGTGAAGCCGGCTACACATTCGCGTTCAGCTTTTATGGCCAGTACGATCCGATGACCGCGACAGATCGCTTCAATATTCCCCGGTGTGCGATCGACTTCGATCTCCCGCCGGCGATTCTGCAGTCGCGGCTCACGCTGCCGCAGGTGTTTGCCCGCAAGTAG
- a CDS encoding DUF1570 domain-containing protein encodes MRKFSIRRPYLLRKACSVLLIAGLLAFCCAETRAQGWPVEFTHEHFVVHSQVPGEKILPAVRDLSALQKRIGDALQITVYDERIDIIIFSSHSQYRAYIRPRVPEAASRPALFVKGPDRLYVYVVYSDRWERDLRHEMTHATLHASLPYLPIWVDEGLAKYFEVPDRDEGLNRDLLGNLKWRLRFRQDVRTRELEQIQSLTDMKPEHYRDSWAWIYFLLHYSEESRTLLQAYLQEIQEEEVVGSLIDRIFAGSADAHADIDRFYR; translated from the coding sequence ATGCGTAAATTTTCAATTCGACGTCCGTATCTACTGCGGAAAGCCTGCTCAGTCCTGCTGATCGCCGGATTGCTCGCATTCTGCTGCGCGGAAACAAGGGCTCAGGGCTGGCCGGTCGAATTCACGCACGAGCACTTCGTCGTGCATTCCCAGGTCCCCGGGGAAAAGATTCTCCCAGCCGTACGCGATCTTTCGGCACTGCAGAAACGAATTGGCGATGCTCTGCAGATCACGGTCTACGACGAGCGGATCGACATCATCATCTTTTCGTCTCATTCCCAGTACCGGGCCTACATTCGCCCGAGGGTCCCGGAAGCGGCATCCCGCCCGGCTCTGTTCGTGAAAGGACCGGATCGACTCTATGTCTACGTCGTTTACTCCGATCGCTGGGAAAGGGACCTGCGACACGAGATGACACATGCCACGCTGCATGCGTCCCTCCCCTATCTGCCGATCTGGGTCGACGAGGGGCTGGCCAAATACTTTGAAGTCCCCGACCGTGACGAAGGACTCAATCGCGATCTGCTCGGCAATCTGAAGTGGAGACTCCGCTTTCGGCAGGACGTGAGAACGCGGGAACTGGAACAGATCCAGTCTCTCACCGACATGAAGCCCGAGCATTACCGCGACAGCTGGGCCTGGATCTATTTTCTGCTGCATTACAGTGAGGAGAGCCGGACGCTGCTCCAGGCCTACCTGCAGGAAATTCAGGAAGAAGAAGTGGTCGGCTCACTGATCGACCGCATTTTCGCTGGCTCGGCGGATGCTCACGCCGATATCGATCGCTTCTATCGCTGA
- the mtnA gene encoding S-methyl-5-thioribose-1-phosphate isomerase translates to MKTIEWIGDVDGHLRLLDQTALPEKTEFLDCRTPEDVFGAIRRLSVRGAPAIGVSAAYGLLLGLKDVADTSREEFDAAFDKVSTYLAESRPTAVNLFWAIARMRDVVAESNDMSSSDLRQRLLEEAREIEAEDREMCNAMGRFGAELIPEGAGVLTHCNTGMLATAGTGTAFAVLLAAHQAGKNIHVYADETRPLLQGARLTAWELLQSNIPGTLITDSMAGWVMKEGKIQAVITGSDRIAANGDAANKIGTYSVALLAKAHNIPFYIAAPSSTFDLSLPTGESIPIEERDPAEIGHGFGRQTAPKEINMYNPAFDVTPAEYITALITEKGVIQPVTTENVAKVVAG, encoded by the coding sequence ATGAAGACGATTGAATGGATCGGCGATGTGGACGGGCATCTCCGCCTGCTCGACCAGACCGCTCTCCCCGAAAAGACCGAGTTTCTCGACTGCCGGACACCCGAAGACGTTTTCGGAGCGATTCGTCGCCTCAGCGTGCGTGGAGCCCCCGCCATCGGCGTTTCCGCGGCTTACGGACTGCTTCTCGGCCTGAAAGATGTCGCCGACACCAGCCGGGAAGAATTCGATGCCGCCTTCGATAAAGTCTCCACTTATCTGGCCGAAAGTCGTCCGACGGCTGTGAACCTGTTCTGGGCCATCGCCCGGATGCGGGATGTCGTCGCCGAGTCGAACGACATGTCGTCCAGCGACCTCCGTCAGCGGCTGCTCGAGGAAGCTCGCGAGATCGAAGCCGAAGACCGCGAAATGTGCAACGCCATGGGGCGGTTCGGAGCCGAGCTGATTCCCGAAGGAGCCGGCGTGCTTACGCACTGCAACACCGGGATGCTGGCGACCGCAGGAACCGGAACCGCGTTCGCTGTGCTGCTGGCCGCTCATCAGGCCGGGAAGAATATTCACGTCTACGCCGACGAAACCCGCCCGCTCTTGCAGGGAGCCCGGCTGACCGCGTGGGAATTGCTGCAGTCGAACATTCCCGGAACGCTGATCACCGATTCGATGGCCGGCTGGGTGATGAAAGAAGGCAAGATTCAAGCCGTGATCACCGGTTCGGACCGCATTGCCGCCAACGGAGACGCCGCCAACAAGATCGGCACCTACTCAGTCGCTTTGCTGGCGAAAGCCCACAACATTCCGTTCTACATCGCTGCTCCATCGAGCACGTTCGACCTGTCGCTGCCGACGGGTGAATCGATCCCGATTGAAGAACGCGATCCGGCCGAGATCGGTCACGGCTTCGGCCGCCAGACCGCTCCGAAAGAAATCAACATGTACAATCCGGCCTTCGACGTGACCCCGGCTGAGTACATCACCGCTCTCATCACCGAAAAGGGCGTGATCCAACCGGTGACCACGGAGAACGTGGCGAAAGTGGTCGCTGGATAG
- a CDS encoding sulfatase-like hydrolase/transferase codes for MRYSLSLLTLLFGLCLHSTTQAAPPNMILVFIDDMGWGDFSCFGNTDIETENIDALAAEGIRFEQFYVNSPICSPSRCAISTGQYPQRWRINSYLAHRKLNEDRGVANWLDPEAPMLSDMLHDAGYATGHFGKWHLGGQRDVGEAPLITEYGFDKSLTNFEGLGPRVLAICDAHDGSPLRRHTLGSDQLGRGEIIWEDRSLVTQSFTQAALDFVKKNEKADKPFYINVWPDDVHGPYYPPEARRGDGSRRELYLGVLDTMDEQLGELFDYVKSQPELKDNTLILVCSDNGPDQDAGSAGPFRGMKTMLYEGGVRSPLVAWGPGLLAKEARGSVNTDSVFSAIDLVPSLLEISGVEKPDDVMFDGENLAGTLLGKSENSRQQPLYFRRPPDRDGYYGQADLPDLSMRDGDWKLLCEYDGSDPQLYDLASDRGETKNVAEQHPKIVKEMTKAVVDWNNSMPPDNGDTWQPPKPKRKPAKSKS; via the coding sequence ATGCGATACTCGCTCTCGCTGCTCACGCTGCTGTTCGGTCTCTGTCTGCATTCAACAACGCAGGCGGCTCCGCCGAACATGATTCTGGTGTTCATCGACGACATGGGCTGGGGCGATTTCTCCTGCTTCGGCAACACCGACATCGAAACCGAGAACATCGATGCCCTCGCCGCCGAGGGGATTCGGTTCGAACAGTTCTACGTGAACTCGCCCATCTGTTCGCCGTCCCGCTGTGCGATCTCAACCGGACAGTATCCACAGCGGTGGAGGATCAACTCGTATCTCGCGCATCGCAAGCTGAATGAAGATCGGGGCGTCGCTAACTGGCTCGATCCGGAAGCCCCGATGCTCTCGGACATGCTGCACGATGCCGGCTACGCTACCGGACATTTCGGCAAGTGGCATCTCGGCGGGCAACGCGACGTTGGGGAAGCCCCGCTCATCACCGAATACGGTTTCGACAAATCGCTGACCAACTTCGAGGGGCTCGGCCCCCGCGTTCTGGCCATCTGCGATGCTCACGATGGTTCTCCGCTCCGCCGGCATACACTCGGGTCGGACCAACTGGGCCGCGGCGAGATTATCTGGGAAGATCGATCGCTGGTCACACAGTCGTTTACGCAGGCCGCTCTTGATTTCGTGAAGAAGAACGAGAAGGCCGACAAGCCGTTCTATATCAATGTCTGGCCAGACGACGTTCACGGCCCGTACTACCCGCCGGAAGCTCGTCGCGGTGATGGTTCACGCCGGGAACTCTACCTGGGCGTGCTCGATACGATGGACGAACAGCTTGGCGAGCTTTTCGATTACGTGAAGTCTCAACCGGAGTTGAAAGACAATACCCTGATTCTCGTCTGTTCAGACAACGGACCCGATCAGGACGCCGGCTCGGCCGGACCGTTTCGCGGCATGAAGACGATGCTTTACGAAGGCGGCGTCCGGTCGCCACTCGTGGCCTGGGGACCGGGACTGCTGGCGAAAGAGGCTCGCGGTTCCGTGAATACCGATTCGGTCTTCTCGGCGATCGATCTCGTGCCCAGTCTGCTTGAGATCAGTGGAGTCGAAAAACCGGACGACGTGATGTTCGACGGCGAGAACCTCGCCGGAACACTGCTTGGAAAGTCAGAGAACTCCCGTCAGCAGCCGCTTTACTTCCGCCGCCCGCCCGATCGCGACGGCTATTATGGCCAGGCCGATCTCCCTGATCTGTCAATGCGGGACGGCGACTGGAAACTCCTCTGCGAATACGACGGTTCCGACCCGCAACTCTACGATCTCGCATCGGATCGCGGCGAAACAAAGAACGTCGCCGAGCAGCATCCGAAGATCGTGAAAGAGATGACCAAAGCCGTCGTCGACTGGAACAACTCGATGCCCCCCGACAACGGCGACACCTGGCAACCGCCGAAACCAAAACGCAAACCCGCCAAATCCAAGTCGTAG
- a CDS encoding carboxypeptidase-like regulatory domain-containing protein: MKRFNLITKSMVGLACLGMAMPQAPAFAGPATQQMAAKVQIADVALNNGMLSGKVVDAQGQVISGAVVKASLNNQTVSTAVSNANGEFQLSSLNTGMYQVSSGESQAAVRVWEGAAAPPAAKSGLLLVNGQTALGQDCCDDGCTGYGGRTGLGIAAIVAVGAATAIAITAAQDDDDDAVIVSP; this comes from the coding sequence ATGAAACGGTTCAATCTTATTACGAAATCAATGGTCGGACTCGCCTGCCTCGGCATGGCGATGCCACAGGCACCTGCATTTGCAGGTCCTGCAACTCAGCAGATGGCTGCAAAAGTCCAGATTGCTGACGTGGCTCTGAACAACGGAATGCTGAGCGGCAAGGTTGTTGACGCTCAGGGACAGGTCATTTCGGGCGCTGTCGTTAAAGCTTCGCTGAACAACCAGACCGTCTCGACGGCTGTCAGCAACGCCAACGGCGAATTCCAGCTGAGCAGCCTCAACACCGGTATGTACCAGGTTTCGTCCGGCGAATCTCAGGCTGCCGTCCGCGTCTGGGAAGGTGCTGCTGCTCCTCCGGCTGCCAAGTCCGGCCTCCTGCTCGTCAACGGTCAGACCGCTCTGGGTCAGGACTGCTGCGATGATGGATGCACCGGTTACGGTGGACGCACCGGTCTGGGTATTGCTGCGATCGTCGCTGTCGGTGCTGCTACCGCCATCGCCATCACGGCTGCTCAGGACGACGACGACGACGCTGTCATCGTCAGCCCATAG